From one Triticum aestivum cultivar Chinese Spring chromosome 4B, IWGSC CS RefSeq v2.1, whole genome shotgun sequence genomic stretch:
- the LOC123094820 gene encoding uncharacterized protein yields the protein MCGEETSMAVGGTAVSTQMPLTGAALKHISMEIRTLLFKIEQKVAMEALLNRLAKWLPKPLDGLRDGGESCGPKAFYGWPGIEHDPDEQAGICDCRPSREWRCNFRSIYWQNGSTGVGMDQKG from the exons ATGTGCGGCGAGGAAACAAGCATGGCTGTCGGCGGCACTGCCGTGTCAACACAGATGCCATTGACCGGGGCGGCGTTGAAGCACATTTCGATGGAGATCAGGACGCTGTTATTCAAGATCGAACAAAAAGTGGCGATGGAGGCTCTGCTCAAtcgactggcaaagtggctcccCAAGCCCCTGGATGGACTAAGAG ATGGCGGAGAGAGCTGCGGCCCTAAGGCCTTCTATGGGTGGCCGGGCATCGAGCATGACCCAGATGAACAAGCAGGCATCTGTGATTGCAGACCAAGCAGAGAGTGGCGATGCAACTTCCGCTCAATCTACTGGCAAAATGGATCCACAGGTGTCGGGATGGACCAAAAG GGTTAA